From one Brachypodium distachyon strain Bd21 chromosome 4, Brachypodium_distachyon_v3.0, whole genome shotgun sequence genomic stretch:
- the LOC104584936 gene encoding uncharacterized protein LOC104584936, whose protein sequence is MEVNAVMPAVPKFLYWSEQEINWNRADHPKVMPNPGGYALVVDPTLIGPDINIKFTRVLIDNGSSINILYRDTMLKLGITDNMLEPSQTTFHGIVPGVSCAPVGKIRVDVLFSTRENCRTENLLFEVVDLNSPYHALLGRPALTKFMATTHIGYLKMKMPGPNGSITITGNYKRSMECAAAGSALAESLVITGEKKKLQEVVVMAQAAQIGLPAMTNPHGSVAFQAAKETKKIQIDGEFPDRTVIIGAGLSEK, encoded by the coding sequence ATGGAGGTCAATGCTGTAATGCCGGCTGTTCCGAAGTTCCTGTATTGGTCGGAGCAAGAGATCAACTGGAACCGGGCAGATCATCCCAAGGTTATGCCCAATCCTGGCGGATACGCCTTGGTGGTTGATccgacactcatcgggccTGACATTAACatcaagttcactcgggtcCTCATCGacaatgggagcagcataaacatCCTATATCGGGACACGATGCTGAAGCTCGGCATTACCGACAACATGCTTGAGCCAAGCCAGACCACCTTTCATGGcattgtgccgggagtgtcttgtgccccaGTAGGCAAGATTCGAGTGGATGTCTTATTCAGTACCCGAGAGAACTGTCGGACTGAGAATCTGTTGTTCGAAGTGGTGGACCTCAATAGTCCGTACCACGCATTGCTCGGTAGACCGGCACTCACCAAGTTCATGGCAACAACCCACATTGGCTATctcaagatgaagatgccgggaccaaatggtagTATAACCatcactggcaactacaagcgtTCGATGGAGTGCGCGGCGGCagggtctgctttggccgagtcactaGTCATCactggcgagaagaagaagctacagGAAGTTGTCGTGATGGCTCAGGCGGCGCAGATTGGCTTGCCGGCTATGACAAATCCTcatggaagtgtggctttCCAGGCAGCCAAGGAAACAAAGAAGATTCAAATCGACGGcgagttcccggaccgcaccgtcatcattggtgctgGTCTAAGCgaaaaatag